GAGGAGCCCGAGATGCGCATCTTCTCGGAGAGCGAGTCGCTGGTCAGCTCGCCGCGCGTCGGCAAGGAGAATGTGCCGCCTGCCTCCGGATGTGCCACGCGTCGCATAATGCGCGCCCGACCGGAGGAATTCTCCAGCCAGACGAACAGCGTTAATCCGAGTCCCAAGAAGCAGCCACGCCTCAATCTCCTGTCTCCCAGTGCGGCCAGGACCATGCCGGCGCCACCTTCTTCAGCGgctccagctgctgctgcctcatccacctcctccgccgccgcctgTGGCCACGAATCCGCTGGAGCAGAGAACTGCTGCAAGCGCTACAAGCTGGAGGATCAGCTGTGTGACATTCAGTTCATTGACTGCGGCACTCCGGAGAATGTGCCCACCACACAGCAGCAGTTCGCCAGCGTTGAAGTGCATCCGCCGCCAAAGCCGGCGCGGGCGGCCCAATCTCAGATTTCGCCAACGACAACGGCAcctggtggtggtggctccACCTCCTTGACCCGCTACAGTTATCCGTCGGTGCAGCTGGGGGCCAAGCGGAAGGAGCAGCAAGCGGCCAAGGAGCGTTTCAGCTACCAGGGCACCTTCACGCAGCCGGGACAGAAGCAGGAGCCAGCCGCTCCCAGATCAGTGCAGTGAGTATAGATGAAAAGATATGTCTTTTCAGTACAATAACATAATGTTTATTCACTTCTAGTACCAACAATACCGCTGTTCTGAGGAAACCACGAGTGGAACTGCTGGAAGATGGCCAGACCAAGCTGGCCGTGCCCACGCCCACAACTCCCGCCCGCAGTCCTCGTTACTCACTGCTGCTGTGCGACACCGAAAGTTCGGAGAACAGTTCGGCGGTCAACACTCCCCAGTACGACATGGAGCCCCTAATGCTGACCTCGGCCATGTCCGGCGTGTCCGGCGTCTCGTCCAacatgcagcagcagctgctctTGGGTCTGGATGCGGCCAGCAGCTACCTGGGCAGTTCGCACGAGAGTCTGGGGCAACATGTAAGTACatacctcaaaaaaaaaaaaaaggaaacccaAAACTGAACTAGAGTTGAccttcccattcccattcccattacCATTGCAGTTCAACAACCGCCAGGAGGCTGAGCACCGTGATATGAATGCCATAAAACGGGAGCTATCCCTGGATCTGCAGCCACTGCAGCCGCGCTTGCCACAGCCGGCGAATCGAGCCGCCACGCTGCCGGTGAAGGATCAACTGcaggcagcggcggcggcggccatgTGCTCCTCGCCCAACAACTCCAACTTCACGGACAACACTAGTCAGTCGGTGACGCCCAGTGAGTTTGGCTACCAGCACCTGCAGCGGCAACTGAGCATGCACTCCCTGCTGGCCACCGACGACAGTTCGCCGGTGTACGAGGACTTCGAGCAGACCCCCGTCAAGATGGTGGCCACCAGCCCGATCAAGTCCACCATTAGCATCACATACAAGTCGCCGGAGAAGGAGAAGAAACCGGCGGCGGTACTGCTGGAGACCAACTTCGATGAGAACATTGTCTACGAGCAGGTGAAGCTGTTCCGCAACTCGGTCACCGAGGTCAATCAAATGATGCACGAGCGATCCAGCCTGAAACAGATCgccgaggaggagcagcaggatgGAGGTGCCTTTAAGGCCGCGGAGATGACCCAGCAACTGCTGCAGCTGGAACAGGAGCACCAGGAGCATCAGGAGCACcaggagctgcagcagcagcagcaggaggaggatcAGGAGCCGGAGGATGAAGAAGAGTCGCAGTTGCTGTACGAAAACATCGAGCTGCGCAAACCGAAAACAGTTTACGAAAATCTACGTGGCGAGGAGATGAAACTCAACGCAGATGAACAGAAGCCAAGCGGCAGTGATAGAATCGAACTCGATAGTCTAGACAGTTTGCCGGACAACATGGAGCACGAGCAGTCGTCACCCAGCAAGTCGCCCTCGTTCAGTGTCAAGGAGTTGGCCAACAAGTTCGAGAGCTCGCCGGTGGAGCAGCTGCCCAATTTCGATTTCTCGGTGCGCGGCGGCTCCATGAAGAAGCCCAATGAGCTGAGCGTGCCCAAGGCAATGCCCGCACCCGTGCCGCTGAAGAAACTGAGCAGCAGTGCCCAGAAGATAACGCGTTCGCTGGACGAGAACGCCTTTGTCCGCGAGTTCGGGGGCAAGCAGCTACAAGATCTGTCTGCGGCGGGCAAGCTGCCCGAGGTGATggcgtcgtcgtcgtcctcaGAGGTGAACAGCCGGCGCAAGAGCTTTGACTTTACGCGACCCAAGACCCTGAATCCCCCCAAGCGTTTGCCAGGCATGAGCATCACCGAGGAGATCTGCCAGAAGCGCGGCGGCGAACCGGACCCCATCACGCCCACAACGCCCACCACCGAGAATCGCATTTCGCTGATCCAGCAGAACCACATGCCCAATCAGTTCCTGCCTCCGGCGGGACGCAAGAGCGTGCTGACTGGGGTGATCCTGGACCGCGAACGCATCGACAAGATCAAGGAGGAGCGGCGTCAGCAGCTGACGCAGAAGTACTACGGCGACACGCTAAAGTCTCGCTCGCGCACCGAACTCAATGCGGAGGACAACTTCCAGGCCGCCGAATCGCTGCGCATCAAGTCGAAGTCGCGCGGCGACATGCACGCCCTGCAGAAGGACATGGACATGAATCTGAAGCAGTTGACCCGCGTGGCTGGCGGTGGCTCGGAGAGCACCCTCCACATGGGCCACGGCCAGGGCAATGGACAGGAGCAACTCGGTCAGCTCGGTCAGCTGGGTCAGCAGCGGGTGCGCCGCATTTCGGACGAGAAGAATCAAAATTGTGATACCAGCAATGGTGGAGGAGTTCAGGTCCATGGTGGAATAACCGCCACCTCGCTGCTCAGCGTCAAGACGGCGGCCCAGAAATATGGCACCAGCACCATCACCAGTACCAGCACCAGCAAGGCGCCAGCGAATAAGTTCGAACGTGGCCAGCCGATGCCGCGCGAGCGTTTGCAGCGCAACTCGTTGGCCGAGAGCAATGCGGGCACTAAGTAAGTGCATATGCCCAAACCTTTTGTATAACTTAACTAACCTTTTCTCTCTTGCAGCAACAGAGAAAAGATCTCACCACAATTCTCAATACGCGATGTGACAGCTATGTTCGAATCTC
This genomic stretch from Drosophila gunungcola strain Sukarami unplaced genomic scaffold, Dgunungcola_SK_2 000001F, whole genome shotgun sequence harbors:
- the LOC128261182 gene encoding GTPase-activating protein CdGAPr; translation: MSDKVSTSLAAQLHSHSHALASTEGGAGVNGGATGCLTASTEKDIQAPLQFEMDAPAAAISAQLNFKIVPADSLPGLSYQDMFASMNTSQISNASTESSCSPPVQGMVPPPKPSRHMAVQPLNSKSCRFPKLEECAHFHYERVQLGPLSVQLLDDKSEHMGSSIASQSIGGDLPHSSLRSFSPESCWFIIRVCPQRCEPFLIKRSFENMQLLDEMLHRCVYDRKISGLRNMEELAAELPSESDVEYAVAKYLERFSKIASDSLTCGTILTWLQLDNKGRRLPLADGETQRTINTPAVGAAYGVRRYQAQAPDEINIEVGDMISVIDMPSPAESVWWRGKKSHLQKSLYEVGFFPQSCVATIGDKVPRNFPMPAPLVGHLDASPTKPVLRKHGKLIAFFRSFILSRPSRRRLKQSGIYRERVFNCDLSEHLLNSGQDIPMVLRSCAEFIENYGVIDGIYRLSGITSNIQRLRRAFDEERVPDLGNPEMKQDIHAVSSLLKMYFRELPNPLCTYQLYDNFVEAIQVKADEADERLRLMKETVLKLPPPHYRTLKYLSEHLYKVSQHHERTGMTDKNLAIVWAPNLLRSPALESGGVAALRGVGVQAVVTEYLIRNCHNIFDALEDHPSRHSMVTSAAAAAAAANAGGELRLESLTDCESLLVEQREQDQSLGMVERPKSLSTGGAKLISLEEAQERHSRVEGGDLKQSLPISMLTSASSNAASNIGSYIEVGGGPSSLPDKYHTVLSAPRSWQKRKPDKTPSWKSIFTRSQRQGNPDPGQKNTADAKDSVASRVSFVQASHAHASKELTKGDKPKSIELLETTSNERDPKPMDLCIRSNSIDSLRTVGHSRSVSHDSYFDLLQSPQRGHMTTCPSRELSELGLNFDREEPEMRIFSESESLVSSPRVGKENVPPASGCATRRIMRARPEEFSSQTNSVNPSPKKQPRLNLLSPSAARTMPAPPSSAAPAAAASSTSSAAACGHESAGAENCCKRYKLEDQLCDIQFIDCGTPENVPTTQQQFASVEVHPPPKPARAAQSQISPTTTAPGGGGSTSLTRYSYPSVQLGAKRKEQQAAKERFSYQGTFTQPGQKQEPAAPRSVHTNNTAVLRKPRVELLEDGQTKLAVPTPTTPARSPRYSLLLCDTESSENSSAVNTPQYDMEPLMLTSAMSGVSGVSSNMQQQLLLGLDAASSYLGSSHESLGQHFNNRQEAEHRDMNAIKRELSLDLQPLQPRLPQPANRAATLPVKDQLQAAAAAAMCSSPNNSNFTDNTSQSVTPSEFGYQHLQRQLSMHSLLATDDSSPVYEDFEQTPVKMVATSPIKSTISITYKSPEKEKKPAAVLLETNFDENIVYEQVKLFRNSVTEVNQMMHERSSLKQIAEEEQQDGGAFKAAEMTQQLLQLEQEHQEHQEHQELQQQQQEEDQEPEDEEESQLLYENIELRKPKTVYENLRGEEMKLNADEQKPSGSDRIELDSLDSLPDNMEHEQSSPSKSPSFSVKELANKFESSPVEQLPNFDFSVRGGSMKKPNELSVPKAMPAPVPLKKLSSSAQKITRSLDENAFVREFGGKQLQDLSAAGKLPEVMASSSSSEVNSRRKSFDFTRPKTLNPPKRLPGMSITEEICQKRGGEPDPITPTTPTTENRISLIQQNHMPNQFLPPAGRKSVLTGVILDRERIDKIKEERRQQLTQKYYGDTLKSRSRTELNAEDNFQAAESLRIKSKSRGDMHALQKDMDMNLKQLTRVAGGGSESTLHMGHGQGNGQEQLGQLGQLGQQRVRRISDEKNQNCDTSNGGGVQVHGGITATSLLSVKTAAQKYGTSTITSTSTSKAPANKFERGQPMPRERLQRNSLAESNAGTNNREKISPQFSIRDVTAMFESRSQNQ